From a single Pyxicephalus adspersus chromosome 11, UCB_Pads_2.0, whole genome shotgun sequence genomic region:
- the TARDBP gene encoding TAR DNA-binding protein 43 isoform X2 codes for MEMEYIRVAEDENEEPMEIPSEDDGTVLLSTVTAQFPGACGLRYRNPVNQCMRGVRLVEGILHAPETGWGNLVYVVNYPKDNKRKMDEADASSAVKIKRAVTKTSDLIVLGLPWKTTEQDLKEYFCTFGEVIMVQVKKDAKTGHSKGFGFVRFADYETQVKVMSQRHMIDGRWCDCKLPNSKQSPDEPMRSRKVFVGRCTEDMSAEELRQFFSQYGEVVDVFIPKPFRAFAFVTFADDQVAQSLCGEDLIIKGVSVHVSTAEPKHNNNRAPLDRGGRFPGPNFGNQGYPNNRPNSSGLGNNQPNNMGGGGGMNFGAFSINPAMMAAAQAALQSSWGMMGMLASQQNQPGPQGNSQGQGNQPRDQSQGFGTGSNSYGSNSGAIGWGSPNAGSGTGFNGGFGSSMDSKSSGWGM; via the exons ATGGAAATGGAGTATATTCGCGTGGCAGAGGACGAAAATGAAGAACCCATGGAAATTCCCTCTGAAGATGACGGCACTGTCCTCTTGTCCACAGTTACGGCACAATTTCCTGGCGCATGTGGCCTTAGATACAGAAATCCAGTCAATCAGTGTATGCGTGGAGTTAGATTAGTGGAAGGAATCCTTCATGCACCAGAGACTGGATGGGGAAATCTGGTTTATGTTGTTAATTACCCAAAAG acaaCAAGAGAAAAATGGACGAAGCAGACGCTTCTTCAGCTGTTAAAATAAAGCGAGCTGTTACAAAAACATCAGATCTCATTGTGTTGGGGCTTCCATGGAAAACGACAGAACAGGACCTTAAAGAATATTTCTGCACCTTTGGAGAAGTCATCATGGTGcag gttaaaaaagatGCCAAAACAGGTCATTCAAAAGGTTTCGGATTCGTTCGCTTTGCAGACTATGAAACACAAGTGAAAGTTATGTCACAGCGGCATATGATAGACGGAAGATGGTGCGATTGCAAACTGCCCAATTCAAAG CAAAGCCCAGATGAACCCATGCGCAGCAGAAAAGTATTTGTTGGTCGCTGTACAGAGGACATGAGTGCTGAGGAGCTTCGACAGTTCTTCTCCCAGTATGGTGAAGTTGTAGATGTGTTCATCCCCAAGCCTTTCAGAGCATTTGCTTTTGTCACATTTGCAGATGACCAG GTGGCACAATCACTGTGTGGAGAAGATCTCATCATCAAAGGAGTCAGCGTTCATGTCTCTACTGCAGAACCCAAACACAATAACAACCGAGCCCCCTTAGATAGAGGTGGCAGGTTCCCAGGGCCAAATTTTGGCAACCAGGGCTATCCCAACAATAGGCCAAACAGCAGTGGACTTGGTAACAACCAGCCGAATAACATGGGAGGTGGTGGTGGAATGAACTTTGGAGCATTTAGCATTAATCCTGCTATGATGGCTGCTGCTCAGGCAGCACTCCAAAGCAGCTGGGGTATGATGGGCATGCTGGCCAGTCAACAGAACCAGCCTGGCCCACAAGGCAACAGTCAGGGCCAGGGAAATCAGCCCAGGGACCAGTCACAGGGTTTTGGGACAGGTAGTAATTCCTACGGCTCCAACTCTGGCGCCATAGGCTGGGGTTCGCCAAATGCAGGCTCTGGTACTGGGTTCAATGGGGGCTTCGGCTCAAGCATGGATTCAAAGTCATCGGGGTGGGGTATGTAG
- the TARDBP gene encoding TAR DNA-binding protein 43 isoform X1 → MEMEYIRVAEDENEEPMEIPSEDDGTVLLSTVTAQFPGACGLRYRNPVNQCMRGVRLVEGILHAPETGWGNLVYVVNYPKDNKRKMDEADASSAVKIKRAVTKTSDLIVLGLPWKTTEQDLKEYFCTFGEVIMVQVKKDAKTGHSKGFGFVRFADYETQVKVMSQRHMIDGRWCDCKLPNSKSDLCCTVDYERLIPGQIQQSPDEPMRSRKVFVGRCTEDMSAEELRQFFSQYGEVVDVFIPKPFRAFAFVTFADDQVAQSLCGEDLIIKGVSVHVSTAEPKHNNNRAPLDRGGRFPGPNFGNQGYPNNRPNSSGLGNNQPNNMGGGGGMNFGAFSINPAMMAAAQAALQSSWGMMGMLASQQNQPGPQGNSQGQGNQPRDQSQGFGTGSNSYGSNSGAIGWGSPNAGSGTGFNGGFGSSMDSKSSGWGM, encoded by the exons ATGGAAATGGAGTATATTCGCGTGGCAGAGGACGAAAATGAAGAACCCATGGAAATTCCCTCTGAAGATGACGGCACTGTCCTCTTGTCCACAGTTACGGCACAATTTCCTGGCGCATGTGGCCTTAGATACAGAAATCCAGTCAATCAGTGTATGCGTGGAGTTAGATTAGTGGAAGGAATCCTTCATGCACCAGAGACTGGATGGGGAAATCTGGTTTATGTTGTTAATTACCCAAAAG acaaCAAGAGAAAAATGGACGAAGCAGACGCTTCTTCAGCTGTTAAAATAAAGCGAGCTGTTACAAAAACATCAGATCTCATTGTGTTGGGGCTTCCATGGAAAACGACAGAACAGGACCTTAAAGAATATTTCTGCACCTTTGGAGAAGTCATCATGGTGcag gttaaaaaagatGCCAAAACAGGTCATTCAAAAGGTTTCGGATTCGTTCGCTTTGCAGACTATGAAACACAAGTGAAAGTTATGTCACAGCGGCATATGATAGACGGAAGATGGTGCGATTGCAAACTGCCCAATTCAAAG TCTGACCTTTGCTGTACTGTGGACTAcgagaggctgataccaggtcaaattcag CAAAGCCCAGATGAACCCATGCGCAGCAGAAAAGTATTTGTTGGTCGCTGTACAGAGGACATGAGTGCTGAGGAGCTTCGACAGTTCTTCTCCCAGTATGGTGAAGTTGTAGATGTGTTCATCCCCAAGCCTTTCAGAGCATTTGCTTTTGTCACATTTGCAGATGACCAG GTGGCACAATCACTGTGTGGAGAAGATCTCATCATCAAAGGAGTCAGCGTTCATGTCTCTACTGCAGAACCCAAACACAATAACAACCGAGCCCCCTTAGATAGAGGTGGCAGGTTCCCAGGGCCAAATTTTGGCAACCAGGGCTATCCCAACAATAGGCCAAACAGCAGTGGACTTGGTAACAACCAGCCGAATAACATGGGAGGTGGTGGTGGAATGAACTTTGGAGCATTTAGCATTAATCCTGCTATGATGGCTGCTGCTCAGGCAGCACTCCAAAGCAGCTGGGGTATGATGGGCATGCTGGCCAGTCAACAGAACCAGCCTGGCCCACAAGGCAACAGTCAGGGCCAGGGAAATCAGCCCAGGGACCAGTCACAGGGTTTTGGGACAGGTAGTAATTCCTACGGCTCCAACTCTGGCGCCATAGGCTGGGGTTCGCCAAATGCAGGCTCTGGTACTGGGTTCAATGGGGGCTTCGGCTCAAGCATGGATTCAAAGTCATCGGGGTGGGGTATGTAG